The Paramisgurnus dabryanus chromosome 3, PD_genome_1.1, whole genome shotgun sequence genome includes a window with the following:
- the LOC135744922 gene encoding uncharacterized protein — MMDIMNTVGFHTQLTSIMEVLANAAVVEIGKLFEDHYALLGLEIKRCTNENDSLRKKCVFLETELQAARRNTSRMNETKASFSDGPTDTGLPAIDNVFGKKWCMDLWRDEESNICQNEETNLSSSANTVETVDFLNEEADGILIKVETFEDWPSQNKTEYKSNSLSSTGPAVGSIERCDAESSADLITYTIPTCDQVQSNAPQRQTDKPTPNARLSTHGNSPTQPHLMTDEVVSTFTSSAKFSSTQNQTSASGIKKIECIHCGKTFNLRRCLNLHMKTHSTEKGFGCTICGKLFATKRALSKHHRIHMDERP, encoded by the exons ATGATGGACATCATGAACACTGTTGGTTTTCACACACAGCTAACATCCATAATGGAAGTGTTGGCGAATGCAGCTGTTGTTGAAATAGGCAAACTTTTCGAAGATCATTACGCTCTGTTGGGATTAGAGATAAAGCGATGTACAAACGAAAACGACTCTCTGAGAAAGAAATGTGTGTTTCTGGAGACTGAACTTCAGGCTGCCCGGAGAAACACCAGCAGGATGAACGAGACTAAAGCTTCATTCAGCGACGGACCGACAG ACACAGGGCTTCCTGCAATTGACAATGTGTTTGGTAAGAAGTGGTGCATGGACTTGTGGAGAGACGAGGAGTCAAACATTTGTCAAAATGAGGAGACGAATCTGAGCTCTTCAGCTAACACAGTAGAG ACAGTTGATTTCTTGAATGAAGAAGCAGACGGGATCCTGATTAAGGTTGAGACGTTTGAGGATTGGCCAAGTCAAAATAAAACTGAATATAAAAGCAACAGTTTAAGTAGTACAG GACCTGCAGTGGGCAGCATTGAGAGATGTGATGCTGAGAGTTCAGCAGATTTGATCACATACACAATACCTACATGTGACCAAGTGCAATCAAACGCACCGCAGAGACAAACCGATAAACCAACTCCTAATGCAAGACTTTCTACACATGGAAACAGTCCAACACAGCCTCATTTGATGACTGATGAGGTTGTTTCAACCTTTACCAGTAGCGCTAAATTCAGCAGTACACAAAACCAGACGAGCGCTTCAGGAATTAAAAAGATTGAATGTATACACTGTGGAAAAACCTTTAACCTTCGAAGATGTCTGAACTTACACATGAAGACACACTCTACTGAAAAAGGTTTTGGCTGTACAATCTGTGGCAAACTATTTGCTACAAAGAGAGCCCTGTCAAAACACCACCGGATCCATATGGATGAGAGGCCGTAA
- the LOC135744886 gene encoding uncharacterized protein, protein MMDIMNTLDFHTQLTSIMEVMAKAAVVEIGKLFDENYSLLGLEISRCTKENDSLRKKCRFLETELQAARRNASRMNETEASFSARDELTDTGHRPAIDNVFGKDWCMNLWRHEESNIGQNEDTNLSSSVETVDLLDEEPDTILIKDETFEDCPSKNKTEDKSNSLRNTGPSVGSNERFDAESSADFITYTIPTCDQVKSNLQQKYKLLMLDFLQMETVQHSHI, encoded by the exons ATGATGGACATCATGAACACTCTTGATTTTCACACACAGTTAACATCCATAATGGAAGTGATGGCGAAAGCAGCTGTTGTTGAAATAGGCAAACTTTTCGATGAGAATTATTCGTTGTTGGGATTAGAGATATCGCGATGTACAAAAGAAAACGACTCTCTGAGAAAGAAATGTCGGTTTCTGGAGACTGAACTTCAGGCTGCCCGGAGAAACGCCAGCAGGATGAACGAGACTGAAGCTTCATTCAGCGCCCGCGACGAACTGACAg ATACTGGACATCGTCCTGCAATTGACAATGTGTTTGGTAAGGACTGGTGCATGAACCTGTGGAGACACGAGGAGTCAAACATCGGTCAAAATGAGGACACAAATCTGAGCTCTTCAGTCGAG aCAGTTGATTTGTTGGATGAAGAACCAGACACGATCCTGATTAAAGATGAGACATTTGAGGATTGCCcaagtaaaaataaaactgaagATAAAAGCAACAGTTTGAGAAATACAG GACCTTCAGTGGGCAGCAATGAGAGATTTGATGCTGAGAGTTCAGCAGATTTTATCACATACACAATACCTACATGTGACCAAGTGAAATCAAACCTACAGCAGAAATACAAACTCTTAATGCTAGACTTTCTACAAATGGAAACAGTCCAACACAGCCACATCTGA
- the LOC135744884 gene encoding uncharacterized protein: MVSTLSPFQTQLASVMETLMKTAVLEISKLVDIECEVWQSEVTRSRSEIADLRKRLKLMELQQWTALPHRHREINDDTRTNGQTVSESINCTPKINQRNQGEYRVSMESEINQPVNMIKKEVHDVEIKEWDNSEEGTPDVNLLPIKDAVDEVPVVDKGSQEHETAKSISLQSKRDISPQKMTINQVLRLSSQKRASEPDHSPFGRPQSLTVPKSIRTHSDAFSVDKRFVCTYCSKRFRCFSQLEVHQRSHTGEKPYRCTLCGKRYTQKGHLYTHQRTHTGEKPYRCLLCGKGFIQKCTLDMHLRSHTGEKPFSCTNCGKGFTKKCNLNKHLSCQSCNG; this comes from the exons ATGGTGTCTACTCTCTCACCCTTTCAGACTCAGTTAGCCTCCGTCATGGAAACCctgatgaaaacagcggtattGGAGATAAGCAAACTTGTCGACATAGAGTGTGAAGTTTGGCAGTCGGAGGTGACGCGCAGTCGCAGTGAAATCGCCGATTTGAGGAAGAGATTAAAGTTGATGGAGCTCCAGCAATGGACTGCACTTCCACACAGGCACAGAGAGATAAACGATGACACGAGGACAAACGGACAGACAGTTAGCGAATCAATAAATTGCACCCCTAAAATAAATCAAAGAAATCAG GGTGAATACAGAGTATCAATGGAAAGTGAGATAAACCAGCCCGTTAATATGATAAAGAAGGAGGTACATGATGTGGAAATCAAAGAATGGGACAACAGTGAAGAGG GAACCCCAGATGTAAATCTATTGCCCATCAAGGATGCTGTAGATGAGGTTCCTGTTGTTGACAAAGGAAGCCAAGAACATGAAACAGCAAAATCAATCTCACTCCAATCAAAAAGAGACATTTCGCctcaaaaaatgacaataaaccAGGTATTGCGGTTATCATCTCAAAAGCGTGCATCGGAACCAGACCATTCTCCATTTGGCCGACCACAGAGTTTGACCGTGCCAAAGTCCATAAGAACGCACAGTGATGCTTTTTCAGTGGACAAGCGTTTTGTTTGCACCTACTGTTCAAAGAGGTTCAGGTGTTTCAGTCAACTCGAGGTACATCAGAGGAGTCACACGGGTGAGAAGCCCTACAGGTGCACGCTTTGCGGTAAGAGGTACACGCAGAAAGGACACCTGTACACCCATCAGCGCAcacacactggagagaaaccgtaTCGCTGTCTGCTCTGTGGAAAGGGCTTCATTCAGAAATGTACTCTGGATATGCATCTGCGAagtcacactggagaaaaaccatTCAGCTGTACAAACTGCGGCAAAGGCTTCACGAAAAAATGTAACCTTAATAAACACCTGTCTTGTCAGTCTTGCAATGGCTGA
- the pgls gene encoding 6-phosphogluconolactonase — protein sequence MSGRRVVVFSSAEELGMTLAQLVSSRAEKALSTGASCFSLGLSGGSLVNILGKDLPAVPNLDCSKWLIGFCDERLVPFNDAESTYGLYKNHLFSKINIPESRILAIDPSLPVEECANDYAGKLRKAFSTDQIPVFDMLLLGMGPDGHTCSLFPDHPLLQETQRTVAPISDSPKPPPQRVTLTLPVVNAARCVVFVSTGGSKAPVLKQVFEGGEGPALPAALVTPTHGELFWLLDEPAASSLTSQVERPGPGAKL from the exons ATGTCTGGACGAAGAGTAGTGGTTTTCTCCTCTGCAGAAGAGCTTGGGATGACTCTGGCCCAGCTGGTGTCCTCTCGAGCAGAGAAAGCTCTCAGCACAGGTGCAAGTTGCTTCTCTCTGGGCCTTTCTGGAGGGAGTCTGGTGAACATACTTGGTAAAGACTTACCTGCTGTTCCAAACCTAGACTGCAGCAAATGGCTCATAGGGTTCTGTGATGAGAGACTTGTGCCATTCAATGATGCTGAGAGCACTTACGGTTTATACAAG AATCACTTATTTAGTAAAATCAACATTCCAGAAAGTAGGATTTTGGCAATAGATCCCTCTTTACCTGTGGAAGAATGTGCAAATGATTATGCTGGCAAACTACGTAAG GCCTTTAGCACAGATCAAATTCCAGTTTTTGACATGCTGTTGCTGGGCATGGGACCAGATGGACACACCTGCTCTCTTTTTCCAGACCATCCTTTATTACAG GAAACCCAGAGGACTGTGGCGCCCATCAGTGATTCTCCTAAACCACCCCCTCAGCGTGTTACCTTGACGTTGCCAGTGGTCAATGCTGCTcgatgtgttgtttttgtttcaacTGGGGGCAGCAAAGCTCCAGTGCTGAAG CAAGTATTTGAGGGTGGTGAAGGCCCTGCACTTCCAGCAGCACTTGTCACACCTACACATGGGGAGCTTTTCTGGTTATTAGATGAGCCAGCTGCTTCCTCCCTCACTTCTCAGGTGGAGAGGCCAGGACCTGGGGCTAAACTCTAA